From a region of the Helianthus annuus cultivar XRQ/B chromosome 5, HanXRQr2.0-SUNRISE, whole genome shotgun sequence genome:
- the LOC110941814 gene encoding probable pectate lyase 18 has translation MAPPFLSLLILSLFSPTLISATTIQHPQHTVQEVQRSLNDSRRNLGFLSCGTGNPIDDCWRCDPNWEKNRQRLADCAIGFGKGAVGGRDGKIYVVTDSGDDDAVNPKPGTLRYAVIQDEPLWIIFQRDMVIKLKEELIMNSFKTIDGRGASVHIAGGPCITIQYVTNIIIHGINIHDCKPGGNAMVRSSPRHFGWRTISDGDGVSIFGGSHVWVDHCSLSNCADGLIDAIMGSTAITLSNNYMTHHDKVMLLGHSDSYEQDKNMQVTIAFNHFGEGLVQRMPRCRHGYFHVVNNDYTHWEMYAIGGSANPTINSQGNRFLAPDRRFSKEVTKHEDAPENEWKSWNWRSEGDLMLNGAFFVASGAGASSSYARASSLGARPSSVVATLTTNAGALVCRKGARC, from the exons atgGCACCACCGTTTCTCTCTCTCCTCATCCTCTCCCTCTTCTCCCCCACCCTCATCTCCGCCACCACCATACAACATCCACAACACACCGTACAAGAAGTACAAAG GAGCTTGAATGACTCAAGACGTAACTTGGGTTTCCTGTCTTGCGGGACAGGAAACCCAATTGACGACTGTTGGCGGTGTGATCCCAACTGGGAAAAAAACCGCCAACGTCTGGCAGACTGCGCCATTGGCTTTGGAAAAGGAGCCGTTGGTGGAAGAGACGGAAAGATTTATGTGGTTACCGATTCGGGTGACGACGATGCCGTAAACCCAAAACCTGGGACTTTACGGTACGCCGTCATCCAAGACGAGCCGCTCTGGATTATTTTCCAGCGCGACATGGTGATTAAGCTCAAAGAAGAGCTAATCATGAACAGTTTCAAAACAATCGATGGTCGTGGCGCGAGCGTGCACATAGCCGGTGGACCGTGCATTACAATACAATATGTTACAAACATTATAATTCATGGAATCAATATTCATGATTGTAAGCCTGGAGGGAATGCCATGGTGCGTAGCTCCCCGCGGCATTTCGGGTGGAGGACGATATCCGATGGGGACGGCGTGTCCATATTCGGTGGAAGCCATGTGTGGGTCGATCATTGTTCGTTATCGAATTGCGCTGACGGACTGATCGACGCCATCATGGGGTCTACCGCGATCACGCTGTCAAACAATTACATGACCCATCATGATAAAGTTATGCTTTTGGGCCATAGTGATTCTTATGAGCAAGACAAGAACATGCAAGTCACTATTGCTTTTAATCACTTTGGTGAAGGTCTGGTCCAAAGAATGCCAAG ATGCCGACATGGGTACTTTCATGTGGTGAACAACGACTACACCCATTGGGAGATGTACGCGATCGGAGGAAGTGCAAACCCGACCATCAATAGCCAAGGGAATCGATTCCTTGCACCCGATAGACGGTTTAGCAAAGAG GTGACCAAACACGAAGATGCGCCAGAAAACGAATGGAAAAGCTGGAATTGGAGGTCCGAAGGGGACTTGATGTTAAATGGTGCATTTTTTGTGGCATCGGGTGCTGGGGCTTCATCTAGTTATGCAAGGGCTTCAAGCCTTGGAGCTAGGCCCTCATCGGTTGTTGCCACTCTCACGACCAACGCAGGAGCTTTAGTTTGCAGAAAGGGCGCTCGTTGCTga